In Tachysurus fulvidraco isolate hzauxx_2018 chromosome 1, HZAU_PFXX_2.0, whole genome shotgun sequence, a single window of DNA contains:
- the rgs5b gene encoding regulator of G-protein signaling 5b — protein MNHSRALEDEAPPALSVLAEDKDALECFCINRAVLLCFCQNQTQTFFEAYNTQLRNVQSLRRKRKMCQGLELLPVSCLERVKELKARLGSFLLKQEINLMGLSNKNDKLRTEDALKWKVSFQNLLSHKDGLCAFRVFLMSEHSEENIAFYLACEDYKNTKMSSKLCSKAKKIYEEFIDSDAPKEVNLDHETKSIMKKNMEQPTASCFDLAQSKIYTLMEKDCYPRFLKSTLYMELSRQAKP, from the exons ATGAATCACAGTCGAGCTCTGGAGGATGAAGCTCCTCCTGCTTTGTCCGTACTGGCTGAGGACAAGGACGCCTTGGAGTGTTTTTGTATAAATAGAGCAgtgctgctgtgtttctgtcagaatCAAACACAGACGTTTTTTGAAGCATACAACACACAGCTTAGAAACGTACAATCCCTGCggagaaaaaggaaaatgtgcCAAGGATTGGAATTGCTGCCAGTTAGCTGTCTGGAGAG AGTCAAAGAGCTGAAGGCACGCTTGGGAAGTTTCCTCCTGAAGCAGGAGATCAATCTCATGGGCCTGTCGAACAAAAACGATAAGCTGAGGACGGAGGATGCGCTCAAGTGGAAAGTGTCCTTTCAGAATCTGCTCTCTCACAAAG ATGGGTTGTGTGCATTTCGGGTGTTCCTGATGTCTGAGCACAGTGAGGAAAACATAGCATTCTACCTTGCCTGTGAGGACTACAAGAACACCAAGATGTCCTCCAAGCTGTGCTCCAAAGCCAAGAAAATCTATGAGGAGTTTATTGACTCTGACGCCCCAAAAGAG GTGAATCTCGACCATGAGACAAAAAGCATCATGAAAAAGAACATGGAGCAGCCGACTGCGTCTTGCTTTGATCTGGCCCAAAGCAAGATCTACACTCTTATGGAGAAAGACTGCTATCCTCGGTTCCTCAAATCCACACTCTAC